From a region of the Pukyongiella litopenaei genome:
- a CDS encoding ABC transporter permease gives MTETRPLAPHGRISRRHGGSWLLGTGAVLVAGACLLPMLAVLLAALTGGTDTLRHLAETVLPGYVATTLMLVGLVAAGTFALGVGAAWLVTMTRFPGVRVFEIALVLPMAFPAYVLAYAYTHLLDHPGLVQTALRAVTGWGPRDYWFPEIRSPGGAAAMLVLVLYPYVYLLARAAFMQQSAGAFLAARVLGASPWRAFWTVSLPMARPAIAGGVLLAVMETIADFGTVAYFSVQTFATGIYTSWFSMADRAAAAQLALCLLGFALLLAVLERIQRGRARFHHADRRHMAMPPAELAGLRAALAWVTCAVPVVLGFLLPVVILIVMGMGSEQNLLSSRYIGFVRNSVTLAAAAALLTLLAAICVGFYQRLRPGRVSAAAAHVARLGYAVPGGVIAVGLLVPFAALDNAVDAFMRARFDISTGLLVTGSIWLLVAAYMVRFLAAALGAYEGGQTTVHANMDAAARSLGQSPLGTLRRVHLPILTPSLLTALLIVFVDVMKELPATLIMRPFNFDTLAVQAHRLASDERLEGAAVPSLVIVAVGLLPVILICRQVGRRGR, from the coding sequence ATGACAGAAACGCGACCACTGGCTCCGCATGGGCGGATCAGCCGGCGCCATGGCGGCTCTTGGCTGCTCGGGACCGGCGCAGTGCTGGTCGCGGGGGCCTGCCTGCTGCCGATGCTGGCGGTGCTCCTGGCGGCGCTGACCGGCGGCACCGACACGCTGCGGCACCTGGCCGAAACGGTGCTGCCGGGCTATGTCGCCACCACGCTGATGCTGGTGGGGCTGGTGGCTGCGGGCACGTTCGCGCTGGGCGTGGGCGCGGCCTGGCTGGTGACGATGACGCGGTTCCCCGGCGTGCGGGTGTTCGAGATCGCGCTGGTGCTGCCGATGGCCTTTCCGGCCTATGTGCTGGCCTATGCCTACACGCATCTGCTGGATCATCCGGGGCTGGTGCAGACCGCCCTGCGCGCGGTCACGGGCTGGGGGCCGCGCGACTACTGGTTCCCCGAGATCCGGTCGCCCGGCGGCGCGGCGGCGATGCTGGTGCTGGTGCTGTATCCCTATGTGTATCTGCTGGCGCGCGCGGCCTTCATGCAGCAGAGCGCCGGGGCCTTCCTGGCCGCGCGGGTGCTGGGCGCCAGCCCCTGGCGCGCGTTCTGGACGGTCAGCCTGCCGATGGCGCGGCCAGCCATTGCCGGCGGTGTCCTGCTGGCGGTGATGGAAACCATCGCCGATTTCGGCACCGTTGCCTATTTCAGCGTCCAGACCTTTGCCACCGGTATCTATACCAGCTGGTTCTCGATGGCAGACCGCGCCGCGGCGGCGCAGCTCGCGCTCTGCCTGCTCGGCTTTGCCCTGCTGCTGGCGGTGCTGGAGCGGATCCAGCGCGGGCGGGCCCGGTTCCACCATGCCGACCGGCGCCACATGGCGATGCCGCCCGCCGAACTGGCCGGCTTGCGTGCGGCGCTGGCCTGGGTGACCTGTGCGGTCCCGGTGGTGCTGGGGTTCCTGCTGCCGGTGGTGATCCTGATCGTCATGGGGATGGGATCCGAACAAAACCTGCTCAGCAGCCGCTACATCGGCTTTGTCCGCAACTCGGTGACGCTGGCCGCCGCCGCCGCCCTGCTGACCCTGCTGGCCGCGATCTGCGTCGGGTTCTACCAGCGGCTGCGGCCGGGGCGGGTTTCGGCGGCTGCGGCCCATGTGGCGCGGCTGGGCTATGCGGTGCCGGGCGGCGTGATCGCGGTGGGGCTGCTGGTGCCCTTCGCGGCGCTCGACAACGCGGTGGACGCCTTCATGCGGGCGCGGTTCGATATCTCGACCGGGCTGCTGGTGACCGGGTCGATCTGGCTGCTGGTCGCCGCCTACATGGTGCGGTTCCTCGCAGCGGCGCTGGGCGCCTACGAGGGCGGGCAGACCACCGTTCATGCCAACATGGATGCCGCCGCGCGGTCCCTGGGCCAGTCGCCGCTGGGCACGCTGCGCCGGGTGCATCTGCCGATCCTGACGCCCAGCCTGCTCACCGCGCTGCTGATCGTGTTCGTCGACGTGATGAAGGAACTGCCCGCCACCCTGATCATGCGCCCGTTCAACTTCGATACGCTGGCGGTGCAGGCGCACCGGCTGGCCAGCGATGAACGGCTCGAGGGCGCGGCGGTGCCGAGCCTGGTGATCGTCGCCGTGGGCCTGCTGCCGGTGATCCTGATCTGCCGCCAGGTCGGGCGGCGGGGCCGCTGA
- a CDS encoding phenylacetate--CoA ligase family protein, with product MPQDFYDKLETRSADERAADIARALPEQIARAQELAGFRASLGDIDAASVTGADALAALPVLRKSELSRAQAAQPPFGGFTAKPTSGFAHVFQSPGPIYEPGDIDHDWWRMGRFLHAAGIGRGDIVQNCFGYHLTPAGMMFESGARAVGAAVLPAGTGQTELQVTAARDVGCTAYSGTPDYLKVILDKADEMGVKLGFARAAVGGGALFPSLRAEYADRGISCLQGYGTADLGSIAYESPAMEGMIVDEQVIVEIVTPGTGDPVAPGEVGEVLVTTLNPSYPLIRFATGDLSAVMEGQSPCGRTNMRIRGWMGRADQTTKIKGMFVRPEQVAALVARHDEIVKARVIADRQGEMDAMTVQIEAEGGNTASYARSVAELLKLKGAVEVVSPGSLPRDGLVIEDRRSYD from the coding sequence ATGCCGCAGGATTTCTACGACAAGCTCGAAACCCGTTCCGCCGACGAACGCGCGGCCGATATTGCCCGCGCATTGCCCGAACAGATCGCGCGCGCGCAGGAGCTCGCGGGGTTCCGTGCCAGCCTGGGCGATATCGACGCGGCCTCGGTGACCGGGGCCGACGCGCTGGCGGCGTTGCCGGTGCTGCGCAAGTCGGAACTGAGCCGGGCGCAGGCGGCGCAGCCGCCCTTTGGCGGGTTCACGGCCAAGCCGACCAGCGGCTTTGCCCATGTGTTTCAGTCGCCGGGGCCGATCTATGAACCGGGGGATATCGACCATGACTGGTGGCGCATGGGCCGGTTCCTGCATGCCGCCGGGATCGGACGCGGCGATATCGTCCAGAACTGTTTCGGCTATCACCTGACCCCGGCGGGCATGATGTTCGAAAGCGGCGCCCGCGCGGTCGGGGCGGCGGTGCTGCCGGCCGGCACCGGCCAGACCGAATTGCAGGTGACCGCCGCGCGCGACGTGGGCTGCACCGCCTATAGCGGCACGCCGGATTATCTCAAGGTGATCCTCGACAAGGCCGACGAGATGGGGGTGAAGCTGGGCTTTGCCAGGGCGGCGGTCGGCGGCGGCGCGCTGTTTCCCAGCCTGCGCGCGGAATATGCCGATCGCGGCATTTCCTGCCTGCAGGGATACGGCACCGCGGATCTCGGCTCGATCGCCTATGAAAGCCCGGCGATGGAGGGCATGATCGTCGACGAACAGGTGATCGTGGAAATCGTCACCCCGGGCACCGGCGACCCGGTCGCGCCGGGAGAGGTCGGCGAGGTCCTGGTGACCACGCTGAACCCGTCCTATCCGCTGATCCGGTTCGCCACCGGCGATCTGAGCGCGGTAATGGAGGGTCAGAGCCCCTGCGGGCGCACCAACATGCGCATCAGGGGCTGGATGGGCCGGGCCGACCAGACCACCAAGATCAAGGGCATGTTCGTGCGTCCCGAACAGGTGGCCGCGCTGGTGGCCCGGCATGACGAGATCGTCAAGGCGCGCGTCATCGCCGACCGCCAGGGCGAAATGGACGCCATGACCGTGCAGATCGAGGCCGAGGGCGGCAACACGGCCAGCTATGCCCGATCGGTGGCCGAACTGCTCAAGCTCAAGGGCGCGGTCGAGGTGGTGAGCCCCGGCAGCCTGCCGCGCGACGGGCTGGTGATCGAGGATCGGCGCAGCTACGACTGA
- a CDS encoding ABC transporter ATP-binding protein: MLDIAAGTETQVETLLEVNNIEVIYNHVILVLKGVSLNVPKGGITALLGGNGAGKTTTLKAVSNLLHSERGEVTKGSIVYRGKRVQDLDPAELVKMGVIQVMEGRHCFEHLTVEENLLTGAYTRGDGKAEIQRDLDLVYTYFPRLKERRRSQAGYTSGGEQQMVAMGRALMSRPETILLDEPSMGLAPQLVEEIFGIVKDLNEQEGVSFLLAEQNTNVALRFAHYGYILESGRVVMDGPAADLRENPDVKEFYLGMSEEGRKSFRDVRSYRRRKRWLS; the protein is encoded by the coding sequence ATGCTGGATATCGCCGCAGGCACCGAGACGCAGGTCGAAACCCTGCTCGAGGTCAACAATATCGAGGTGATCTACAACCATGTGATCCTGGTGCTGAAGGGCGTCAGCCTGAACGTGCCCAAGGGCGGGATCACCGCGTTGCTCGGTGGCAACGGCGCCGGCAAGACCACGACGCTGAAGGCGGTTTCGAACCTGCTGCATTCCGAGCGCGGCGAGGTCACCAAGGGGTCGATCGTCTATCGCGGCAAGCGGGTGCAGGATCTCGACCCGGCCGAGCTGGTGAAGATGGGCGTGATCCAGGTCATGGAAGGCCGGCATTGTTTCGAACATCTCACGGTCGAGGAAAACCTGCTGACCGGGGCCTATACCCGCGGTGACGGCAAGGCCGAAATCCAGCGCGACCTGGATCTGGTCTATACCTATTTCCCGCGCCTCAAGGAACGCCGCCGCAGCCAGGCGGGGTATACCTCGGGCGGCGAACAGCAGATGGTCGCCATGGGGCGTGCCCTGATGTCGCGGCCCGAAACCATCCTTCTGGACGAACCCAGCATGGGGCTGGCGCCGCAGCTGGTCGAAGAGATATTCGGCATCGTGAAGGATCTGAACGAACAGGAAGGCGTGTCCTTCCTGCTGGCCGAGCAGAACACCAACGTGGCGCTTCGCTTTGCCCATTACGGATACATTCTCGAATCCGGCCGCGTGGTGATGGATGGCCCCGCCGCCGATCTGCGCGAAAACCCGGATGTGAAGGAGTTCTACCTCGGCATGTCCGAGGAAGGGCGCAAGAGCTTTCGCGACGTGCGGTCCTATCGTCGCCGCAAGCGGTGGCTCAGCTGA
- a CDS encoding ABC transporter substrate-binding protein, whose protein sequence is MKLRLTTLALGAALAAGPALADLVFPSLDYRTGPYAANGIPVADAYADYFEMINARDGGIGGVPARVLPCETGYNTEKGVECYEATKSEGSLVYQPYSTGITYQLIPKATADDIPIHSMGYGRTSAKNGKVFSHVFNYPANYWDGASIAIKHILDLNGGDINGKKVALVYHNSAYGKEPIRTLEDLAKKHGYELTLLPVDHPGQEQKSQWLQIRREKPDYVLMWGWGVMNQVAIQEAANIRYPMENFIGIWWSGSENDVLPVGEGAHGYKALALTSPGSDFKVYEDLKKYVYDAGKAAGNGDQMGTVLYNRGLYAAVLAAEAARIAQEIHGTPDITPGMMRDGMEALDITAERLAELGFEGFATPFKVSCENHGGNGMGAVQQWDAQAKTWTLVTDFIVSDADIIDPLIAEDSAAYAAENSIEERCN, encoded by the coding sequence ATGAAACTGAGACTGACCACCCTGGCGCTGGGCGCCGCGCTGGCCGCCGGGCCGGCGCTGGCCGACCTGGTATTCCCGTCGCTGGATTATCGCACCGGCCCATACGCCGCCAACGGTATTCCGGTGGCGGATGCCTATGCCGACTATTTCGAGATGATCAACGCCCGCGATGGCGGCATCGGGGGCGTGCCCGCGCGGGTCCTGCCCTGCGAGACCGGCTACAACACCGAGAAGGGCGTGGAATGCTACGAGGCGACCAAGTCCGAAGGGTCGCTGGTCTATCAGCCCTATTCGACCGGCATCACCTACCAGTTGATCCCGAAGGCCACCGCCGACGATATCCCGATCCATTCGATGGGCTATGGCCGCACCTCGGCCAAGAACGGCAAGGTGTTCAGCCATGTGTTCAACTACCCGGCCAACTACTGGGACGGGGCGTCGATCGCGATCAAGCATATCCTCGACCTGAACGGCGGCGACATCAACGGCAAGAAGGTCGCGCTGGTCTATCACAACTCGGCCTATGGCAAGGAACCGATCCGCACGCTCGAGGATCTGGCCAAGAAGCACGGCTATGAGCTGACCCTGCTGCCGGTCGATCATCCGGGCCAGGAGCAGAAGTCGCAATGGCTGCAGATCCGCCGCGAGAAGCCGGATTATGTGCTGATGTGGGGCTGGGGCGTGATGAACCAGGTCGCGATCCAGGAAGCCGCGAACATCCGCTACCCGATGGAGAACTTCATCGGCATCTGGTGGTCCGGGTCGGAAAACGACGTGTTGCCGGTGGGCGAGGGCGCGCATGGCTACAAGGCGCTGGCGCTGACCTCTCCGGGCAGCGATTTCAAGGTCTACGAGGACCTGAAGAAATACGTCTACGATGCCGGCAAGGCCGCGGGCAATGGCGACCAGATGGGCACCGTGCTGTATAACCGCGGGCTCTATGCCGCCGTGCTGGCGGCCGAGGCCGCGCGCATCGCGCAGGAGATCCACGGCACACCGGACATCACGCCGGGCATGATGCGCGACGGCATGGAGGCGCTGGACATCACCGCCGAACGCCTGGCCGAACTGGGGTTCGAAGGCTTTGCGACCCCGTTCAAGGTCAGCTGCGAGAACCATGGCGGCAACGGCATGGGCGCGGTCCAGCAATGGGATGCGCAGGCCAAGACCTGGACCCTGGTGACCGACTTCATCGTGTCGGATGCCGATATCATCGATCCGCTGATCGCCGAGGACAGCGCCGCCTACGCGGCCGAGAACTCGATCGAAGAGCGGTGCAACTGA